GTCCTCAACGGGACCCTGCAGACCGACATCTTCAAGGAGTACATCGCGCAGAAGGAGTGGCTCTTCCAGCCCGAGCCGCACCTGCGCCTCATCGGCGACCTGATGGAGCACTGCGCCGCCGAGATCCCCGCGTACAAGCCCCTCTCCGTCTCCGGCTATCACATCCGCGAGGCGGGCTCGACGGCCGCGCAGGAGCTGGCGTACACCCTCGCCGACGGTTTCGGGTACGTCGAGCTGGGGCTCAGCCGCGGCCTCGACGTCGACACCTTCGCCCCCGGTCTCTCCTTCTTCTTCGACGCGCACGTCGACTTCTTCGAGGAGATCGCCAAGTTCCGTGCCGCGCGCAGGATTTGGGCCCGCTGGATGCGCGACGAGTACGGCGCGCAGACCGACAAGGCGCAGTGGCTGCGCTTCCACACCCAGACGGCCGGGGTGTCGCTGACCGCGCAGCAGCCGTACAACAACGTCGTACGCACCGCGGTCGAGGCGCTCGCCGCGGTCCTCGGCGGCACCAACTCCCTCCACACCAACGCCCTCGACGAGACCCTCGCCCTCCCCAGCGAGCAGGCGGCCGAGATCGCGCTCCGTACGCAGCAGGTGCTGATGGAGGAGACCGGCGTCGCCAATGTCGCCGACCCGCTGGGCGGTTCCTGGTACGTCGAGCAGCTGACCGACCGGATCGAGGCCGACGCCGAGAAGATCTTCGACCAGATCAGGGAGCGCGGCCGGCGCGCCCACCCGGACGGGGTGCACCCGATCGGTCCGATCACGTCGGGGATCCTGCGCGGGATCGAGGACGGCTGGTTCACCGGGGAGATCGCCGAGTCGGCCTTCCAGTACCAGCGGTCGGTGGAGAAGGGCGACAAGCGCGTCGTGGGCGTCAACTGCCTGGAGGGCTCGGTCACCGGTGACCTGGAGATTCTGCGGGTCAGCCACGAGGTGGAGCGCGAGCAGGTACGGGAGCTGACCGCACGCAAGGCGGCCCGCGACGAGGCGAAGGTCCGCGCCGGTCTCGACGCCATGCTGGCCGCCGCCAGGGACGGGTCGAACATGATCGCCCCGATGCTGGAGGCGGTACGGGCGGAGGCGTCGCTCGGCGAGATCTGCGGGGTCCTGCGCGAGGAGTGGGGGATCTACACGGAGCCGCCGGGGTTCTGACAGTCCTCCTGGTAGGGCGGCAGGGTCAGCCGGAACAGGGCCCCGCCGCCCGCTGCCCGTTCGGCCGTGAGGCCGGCGCCGTGGGCGCGCGCGATCTGGCGCGCCATCGCCAGGCCGAGACCCGAACCGGGGAGCGCGCGGGCCGCCTCCGCGCGGTAGAAGCGGTCGAAGACGTGGGGGAGGTCCTGGGGCGCGATGCCCGGACCGTGGTCGCGGATCGTCAACTCTGCCTCGGTGAGCGTCACTTCGACGGTGGCGTGCGGAGGTGAGAACTTCGCGGCGTTCGACAGCAGGTTGGCCAGGAGGCGGGCGAGGCGGGCGGGGACTCCGGGGAAGGTGGGGTCGGCCTCGGGATCCGTCCGTACGGTGAAGGTGATCTCCGGCCAGTGGCCGCGAGCCGTGGCCACGGCGTGGTCGACGAGCGGGGCGAGGCGGACCGCTTCGAGGAGGGGAGTGGGCTCCTCGTTGCGGGCCAGCTCGATCAAGTCGTTGACCAGGGACGTCACTTCGGTGATCTGACGGGTGAGGGCGGTGGACGCGCGCGTGCGCTGAGCCTCCGTCAGGCGGTCGGCGCGGGCGAGGAGTTCGGCGTTCGTACGCAGGGCGGTGAGCGGTGTGCGCAGCTCGTGGGAGGCGTCCGCGACGAGGCGGCGCTGGGCCGTGACCGAGCGCTCCAGCTCGTCCAGCATGGTGTTGAAGGTGGTGGTGAGCCGGGTGATCTCGTCGTGGCGGTCGGGTGCGGGCGGCTCGATGCGGTGGCGGGGGTCGCGGGTCGCCGTGATGCGCTCCGCCGTGGCGGTGAGGCGTACGACAGGGGCGAGGCCCGTACGCGAGACCCAGTAGCCGAGCGCGGCCGCGAGGAGCACGCCGGCCGCGCCGATCGCGGAGAGGAGCCAGGCCGCCTGGTGCACGCCGCGCTCCACCGGGTCGGCGCGCAGGGCGACTTGGAGGGCCCTGTCCTTGCCGAGAGGTGTCGTGAGCATCCGGGTGGGGTGACCGTAGAGCGTGATGTTGGTGTAGTACGCGGCCCAGTCGCCGGCCGCCACCTCGCGGGTGGCTGCGGCGACGGGGAGGAGATAGGCGGCGGTGGGGTCGTCGGCCGCCGAGGCCGGGACGATCTGGCTGCACGCCGGGGCGGAGAGATAGCGGCACTCCCCGGCGAGCACGCCGGGGGCGGCGTCGCGGTTCTGCTGGGTGGCGAGGGTCGCGGACTGGGTGAGGTTGAGGTCGAGCTGGTGGTAGAGCTCGTAACGGATCACGAAGAAGGCGGCCACGCAGACGCCGAGCGCGACGAGCGCGACCGCTGCCGACGCGGTGAGGGCGAGGCGGGTGCGCAGGGGGAGGGAGCGGGGTGCGCGCCGGCGGCCGGTCACGGGAGGTCCAGCCGGTAGCCGATGCCGTGGACGGTCTGGACGAGGCGGGGCTCGCCGCCCGCCTCCAGTTTGCGGCGGAGGTAACCGACGTACACGGCAAGGGAGTTGGAGTCGGGCCCGAAGTCCTGGCCCCAGACCAGCTCCAGGATCAGCTCGCGGGGGAGGACCTGCCCCGGATGGCGCAGAAGGAGTTCCAGGAGTGCGGACTCGGTCCGGCTGAACTCCAGGGCGCGAGCCCCGCGGTGCCCGGTACGGGTGGCGGGGTCGAGGGTGAGGTCGGCGTACGCGAGCGGGGCGCCGTCCTGTGCCGGGGCAGCACGCCGCAGGAGGGCCCGTACGCGGGCGATCAGCTCGTCCAGCGCGAAAGGCTTGACGAGATAGTCGTCGGCGCCCGCCTCGAGCCCGTCGACGCGCTCGCTCACGGAGTCGAGCGCGGTCAGGACGAGGACGGGGGTGCGGTCGCCCGCGGCTCGCAACTGACGGCAGACCCCGAGCCCGTCGAGGACGGGCATCATCACGTCGAGCACGACGGCGTCGGGCTGCCAGGAGGCGACGGACGACAGCGCGGCGAGCCCGTCACCGACCCCGAGCACCTCGTACCCCTCGACACTGAGCCCGTCCTCGACGGCGGCGCGCACCTCGGGCTGGTCGTCCACGACCAGGATCTTCGTCATGGGGCAAAGACTGCCAAATGCGGCTCTTAGAACTCTCTTAGACGGGGCGGGGCGGCGTGCGGGGGCAGTTGTTCGCAGGTGGGGCGGTCCGGGACCCGGACGCTCAGCGGGGTCGGGGGCGGGATGAGTTCCCCACCCCGCCCCTTCCCGAAACTGGGGGCAGGCCCCCAGGCCCCCGGGGCCCGGGCGAGGCGGGGGCTTCGCCCCCTGCGCCCCCGAACCCCCTGGTCTTAGAACCCTCTTAAACCGCCCCGCGAATCTGCAGCCATGCGGACAACGACTCGGTTCACCACGGCCCGGACCACGGCAGCCCCCCTCTCGGTCGTCATCGGTGCCGGCGGCACCGGCGGTCACATCTATCCCGGGCTCGCCCTCGCCGACGCCCTGCGCCGGGCCGACCCTCGTGCCGTCGTCTCCTTCGTCGGTACGGAGCGCGGGCTCGAGACGCGGCTCATTCCCGATGCCGGGTACCGGCTGCACACCGTCGACATGATCCCCTTCGACCCCGCCCTCGGCGCCAAGCGCTATCTGCTCCCCGCGGCCCTCCTCCGGTCCGGTGTCCAGTGCCGCACCATCCTCCGCGAGCAGCGCGCCCAGGTCGCCGTCGGGATGGGCGGCTACCCGAGCGCGCCCGTCATCCTCGGCGCCCGCATGGCCGGGCTGCCCAGCGTCATCCATGAGTCCAACGCCGTTCCGGGGCGCGCCAATCAGTTCGCCGCCCGGCTCACCCCCCACCTCACCGTCGCCTTCGACCGCAGCCGCGCCCATCTCGCCGGCGGGCAGAACGCCGAGACCGTGGGCATGCCCATCGCCGCCCCCATCGCCTCACTCGACCGGGCCGCCCTGCGCGACGAGGCCCGGCGCGCACTCGGCGTTCCCGACCGGGCCCGGCTCGTTCTCGTCAACGGCGGGAGCCTCGGGGCCGCCCGGCTCACAGCGGCCGCGATCGGGCTCGCCTCGCGCTGGCAGTGGCGCGAGGACGTCCACCTCCTCATCAAGACCGGGCCCGCCGCCCTGGACGCCACCCGCATACGCCTCGCCGACGAGGGCGGCGACCGCGTGGCCCGCGCCGTCCCCTATCTCGACCGTATGGAACTGGCCTACGCGGCAGCCGATCTGGTGATCTGCCGGGCCGGCTCCGCGACCGTCGCCGAGCTCGCCACCACCGGCGTCCCCGCCGTCCTCGTCCCCTACCCGCACGCCCCGGGCGACCACCAGACCCACAACGCCCGCGTTCTGTGCGACGCCGGGGCCGGAGTCCTGCTCCCCGACGCGGAGACCACCGCCGACCGGCTCGCGGAGCTCGTCGGGCCGCTGCTCGACAACCCCGCGCGCCTCGCAGCCATGAGCGGCGCAGCCCACCCCTCCACCCACGCCCAGGCCGCAGACCTGCTGGCCGCCACCGTCATCGAGCACGCACTGGAGCACGCAGCATGAGCACCAACCCCTGGAAGAACCGCACCGTCCTCGTCACCGGCGCCGAGGGCTTCATCGGCTCGACCCTCGTCGACCTCCTCGTCGAACAGGGCGCGAACGTCCGGGCCTTCGTGCACTACAAGCCGTACGCCGAGAAGGGCCACCTCGCCCGCCATATCGGCCAGGTTGAGATGCTGGCAGGCGACGTACGCGACGCCGGTCGCGTCAGCGACGCGGTCGCCGGCTGCGACACCGTCTTCCATCTCGCCGCGCTGATCGGCATCCCGTACAGCTACGACTCCCCGGGCGCGTACGTACAGACCAACGTCACCGGCACCGAGAACATCGCCGAGGCCTGCCGCCGCCACTCCGTGCGCCGCCTCGTCCACACCTCCACGAGCGAGGTGTACGGAACCGCGCTCACCGCCCCCATCAGCGAGAGCCACCCCCTCCAGCCGCAGTCCCCGTACTCCGCATCGAAGATCGGCGCCGACATGATGGCGCTCTCGCACTTCCACGCCTTCGAGCTGCCGGTGACGGTGGTCCGCCCCTTCAACACCTACGGACCGAGGCAGTCCGCCCGCGCCGTGATCCCCACGATCCTGGCCCAACTCCACGCCGGGGCACGGCAGATCAAGCTCGGCTCGCTCTCGCCGACCCGCGACTTCACGTACGTCACCGACACCGCCAGGGGCTTTCTCGCCCTGGCCGACTGCGACCGCGCCCTGGGGGAGAGCGTCAACCTCGGCACCGGCCAGGAGATCTCGATCGGCGACCTGGCGCAGGCGCTGATCGCCGCCTCGGGCCGCGACGCCGAGGTCGTCGTGGACCCGGCACGCCTGCGCCCCTCCGGCAGCGAGGTCCAGCGGCTGCTCTCCGACAACACCCGGGCCCGCGAGTGGGCGGGGTGGGAGCCGCAGGTCCCGCTGACCGAGGGTCTGTCCTGTACGTCGGAGTGGATCGCGGAGAACCTGCACCTGTTCGCGGCCGACCGCTACCAGGTGTAAATCACCCCTGCACGCCGCCCAGCCCCGACACCAGCAGCAGCGTGAAGCTGTGCGCCCACGCCTCGTCAATGGGCTCACAGCTCACCAGGGTCCGGTGCACCACGGCCCCCGCGATGACGTCGAAGATCAGGTCCGCGTTGCGGGCCGCCGCCTCCGAGTCCTCCTCGTACGGAAGCTCCCCGCGCGCCTGCGCCCGCTCCCGCCCGACCAGTACGAGCCGCTTCTGCCGGTCGACGATGGCCGTACGGATCCGCTGCCGCAGCGGCTCGTCGCCCGTCGACTCCGCGACCACCGCCATCAGCGCGGTCTTGGTCTCCGGCCGCTCAAGCAGGGCCGCGAACTGCAGCACCACACCTTCCACGTCCGCCAACAGGCTTCCCCTGTCGGGCAGTTCGAGCTCGTCGAAGAGGACCGCCACCGCGTCCACGACCAGCTCGTTCTTGCCCGCCCAGCGCCGGTAGAGGGTGGTCTTGGCGACCCCGGCCCGCGTCGCCACGTCGCCCAGCGTCAGCTTGGACCAGCCCAGTTCGACCAGGGCGTCCCGGGTCGCTTCGAGGATCGCCTCGTCCGCGGCGGTGGAACGGGGGCGGCCGGTGCGCGGCGTGGGGGCGGTGGGGGGAGGCGGCATGCCCGCGACCATACCGGTCGGTAGGTATCGCGGTGAGTGAGTCAGATCACGAAGGATTCCCGCGCCGTGCCGACCGTCGCACAGATACGCTACGACCCGTAGCGTAAAGAGCGACAACCACGGCACCGGGTGGGGACCCGGTGCTCCCGCCACTCACTACGTTCAGTGCAGTTCAGCGCAGTACTCCGGCCAATGTGCCGGCGGCTTTCCGGAACGAGCGGCAGAAGGGGGAGGATGTACTCATGCAGCCTAGGAACATGTCCATGAGCGGCGTCGTCGACCTCGCCGCAGTGAAGGCGGCCAACGAGGCCCGGCAGAAGGCGGAGCAGGCGCGCGCCGAGGCCGCCCGGCAGGGCGGCGGCGCCCCGGCGGCCGTCTCTCCCTCCTCTCTTGTCATCGATGTCGACGAAGCCGGTTTCGAGAGCGACGTACTGCAGCGCTCCGCCGAGGTCCCGGTCGTCATCGACTTCTGGGCCGAGTGGTGCGAGCCGTGCAAGCAGCTCGGCCCGCTGCTCGAACGCCTCGCCGTCGAGTACAACGGCCGTTTCCTCCTCGCCAAGGTGGACGTCGACGCCAACCAGATGCTGATGCAGCAGTTCGGCATCCAGGGCATCCCGGCCGTCTTCGCCGTCGTCGCCGGCCAGGCGCTCCCGCTCTTCCAGGGCGCGGCGCCCGAGGCCCAGATCCGCCAGACGCTGGACCAGCTGATCCAGGTCGGCGAGGAGCGCTTCGGACTGACCGGCATCGTGGTCGACGGGGACGCCCCCGAGGGCTCGGCGGAGCCCGCCCCGATCCCGGTCGGCCCGTACGACGCCCTGCTCGAGGCCGCCGTACAGGCCCTGGACGCCAATGACTTCGGCGGTGCGGTCCAGGCGTACAAGAACGTGCTCTCCGACGACCCGGGCAACGAGGAGGCCAAGCTCGGCCTCGCCCAGGCGCAGCTCCTGCAGCGCGTGCAGAGCGCGGACCCGCAGCAGGTCCGCAAGGCCGCCGCCGACAATCCGGCCGATGTCGCCGCACAGATCGCGGCCGCGGACCTGGATCTGGTCGGCGGTCACGTCGAGGACGCCTTCGCGCGCCTCGTCGACACGGTCCGGATCACGGCGGGCGACGAGCGGGACGCGGCGCGCGTACGGCTCCTCGAGCTCTTCGAAGTGATCGGCGCCGATGATCAGAGAGTGACGGCCGCGCGCAGCGCGCTGGCGCGGGTTCTCTTCTGAGCCTCGGCTGAGCTGTCACTAAACGCGTGGTGTCAGCGGGAAACCCCTGACGTTTTGGCGACACAGAGACAACAGGCGGCCGCGCTTTACCAAAACTTGGTAAACGCGGCCGCTGTTACTCGTAGTAAGCCGAGCGGATCGTTCTGTCCGCCTTTGAGTGGCAATCACCCCACATAAACCCTGGGTCGGGTCCACCCTGCGTGCCTGCCTGATGTCGGCACGTCGTGACGTGGTTATGCGTCCGTTACTAGCCGGTAACGAGACCCCTTGTGCGCGAGCGCCGAATGGACCACGATCGGCCAGGCTCGGTCCAATAACGCACCAGCGCGACATCCGGTCGTGCCACGGCGTCTTGGGTCCCCACCGGGTGGGTCGGCGGCAGTGGCGCCGACCGGGACAGGGGGGTTCCTGCTCTCCGGCAGGGCCTGTCCAGAGGTTGCGCGAACGCGTGGCCAGTGGTTGTCGCTCGGGGGTGATCGCCGGTGTTTCGGAACGCAACTGCGCCTCCGATGCAGGCGCTCTCCTTCCCGAGGACGTAGCACTTCTCCCATCCCAGGACGGGCCGCAGTCCCGATCCGGAGATGTACGTCCGAGAAGGAGGAATTTGATGAGTTCCCAGGTACGTGGCGGGACCAGATGGAAGCGGTTCGCGCTGGTCATGGTGCCGGCAGTGGCCGCGACCGGTGCGATAGGCGTCGCCATGGCGCAGGGTGCGCTGGCGGCTTCGTTCAGCGTCTCCGGCCAGAGCTTCAAGGTCACCACCGACCAGCTCAAGGGCACGGGTTTCAGCCAGTACGGCGGTGTTGACACCGGGTACGACCTCAAGGGCAACAAGGCTGCGCACGCGGTGGCGGTCTCCGGCTTCAAGTCGGCGACGATCACCAACATGTGCCAGTCCGTGGTCACCCCGGACGTGCCGTTCATCGGCACCGTCACGCTGGTACTGAAGGCCGGCCAGAACGCCAGCAAGCCGGTCACGGCGAAGGACCTGTACCTCGACGTCGAGGACCTCGACGCCGATGCGGTCTTCACCAACATCGACATCGGTGTTGCGGCGAAGGACGCCACCAAGGGTCCGGCCATGAAGCCGGGCGAGAAGGCCAACCCCTTCGGCTTCTCGCAGCAGGCCGAGAAGGTCACGCTCAGCCACGTCAAGCAGAAGGCCTGGGCCACCACGGCCGGCACCTTCAAGCTGAGCGGTCTGAGCATGCGCCTGAAGACCGGCGACGGCAACGAGTGCTACTAGGCACACTCCGGGCGGGCCGGTAAGCACCATCCGGCCCGCCCGTTCCCCCCTCACTTCTTCTCAAGGCATTGCCGGTACCAGGGAGCTGTTTTCCATGAGCGCCGAGTCCTCAGGTGACCGCGATTTCACATACTGGCGGCTGCGTTTCCAGGCATGGCGGGGCGGACGGCCCTTCTGGGCCGGACTGTTCACCTTGCTCAGCGGGGCGCCGATCATCTACTTCCCGTACTTCAACCTGCACCTCGGCCACCTCACGATGGCCATGTCGACGACGGCGGGTGCGGGCTCGCTGATCATCGGGATTCTGCTGATCACCCTGGGCTTCACGATGTGGTACCACTCCATCGTCCGGGTCTTCGCGGGCATCGCCACCATCCTGCTGGGGCTCATCTCGATCCCGCTGTCCAACATCGGCGGCTTCCTGATCGGTTTCCTGCTCGCTCTCTTCGGCGGCGCACTGTCGATCTCCTGGGCACCGGCTAAGGCGCAGGCCGATCCGGCCGGGATTCCGGCGCAGCGCCCGCTGGGGGAGGCCCCCCTTGAGGAGGCGCCCCTGGGAGCGGCCCCCGTAGGCGAGTTCGACCACGCGGCCGTACCCGAGCAGCAAGCGGTTCAGGAGTTTCCGCAGCAGCCGCCGGCCGTGCACGACGACACGACATTTGACGCCAACGGTGGGAGGCACCGTGCGGGGTGAAGAAGGGCAGCTGACGCTCTCCGGAGACGACGATCTCCGCGAGAGAAGAGGGCCGCGCCACGCGGCCCCCAGGAAGTCGCTCCTGGCGAAGCTGCACATTCCCGCGAGCAAGGCGATAGCCCTGGCCGCGATGCCCACGGCGGTGTTCGTCGGCATGGGGCTCACCCCCAAGCTGGCGATGGCCGACGACGAGATCCCGTTCGCTGCGGGCCCCTGCGTCAGTGCCTCCGACTCTCCGAGCGCGACACCGTCCAGTACGCCCAAGCCCACGGACTCGGCGACCCCGTCGCCCTCCGCGAGCTCGGACCCGAAGGACGACGACAAGGCGACGCCGTCCCCGACGGCCAGCCCCTCGGGAACGGCATCGACTTCGGCGTCGACCACCAAGTCGAAGACGACAGCGTCTCCTTCGGCCACCCCGTCGCCTTCCGCGACGAAGTCGAAGAACCCGCTCGACCCGCTCGGTGTCGGTGACGCGCTCAAGGACCTGCTGGGCATCAAGGACACCCCGTCGCCCACGGCCACCCCGACGCCCACCGCCTCGAAGTCCTCGACCCCGGCGGCCACCCCGTCGAAGGACCCGGTGTCCTCGGTCACCGACGGTGCCAAGAAGACGGTCGACGACACCACCAAGGCGATCAAGGACGCGGCGGACAAGGCCGGCAAGACGGTCGAGGATCTGCCCAAGTCCGCCCAGGGCCTGGACACGAAGAAGGACACGGCGATCCCCGACGGCGCCAAGCCGTCCTACCCGTGCCCCACCGCCGACCCGAAGGCACTCGCGGCGGCCGACCTGGAGACCGGCATCCCGGACCTCCCGTCGGACCCGTGGACGCTGAAGACGTCGCTGCTCACCCTGGCGGGCCTGGACTACAAGGGCATCGTCGAGGTGAAGACCGGCGACGGAAAGATCAAGAAGGTCCTGAAGTTCACGGCGAGTTCGCTCGACATCAAGGACCTGCACCAGCTCGTGGTCGGCCCGAACGGCACAACGGCCCATGTGCAGGCGCGCTCCGGCTCGACCTCCACGATCCGCGACGGCCAGGTGACGATGTACACGGAGTCGCTGAAGGGCAACCTCTTCGGCCTCATCCCGATCACCTTCTCGCCGGAGACCCCGCCGCCGCTGAACGTGCCGTTCGCGTTCTTCACGAACGTCACGGTGGTCCAGGCGGGCCAGTTCGGCGGCACGCTGACCGTCCCCGGCCTGCACAACTACTTCACCCAGAACTGATCTTCCGGGAGCCGCGGAACGACCACGGCCCGTATCGCCTCTTCACCGGGGGGATACGGGCCGTCGTCATGGGGAGCGAGTGTGTGGGGCGAGTGGCAGCGCGTGGTCGTCGACCCGATACGCGAGGCGAGGAGCCGGGGGATACCGGGGCTCTCCCTCGCCCTCCTGTCGACCCTCGCGGTGATAGCCCTGCACGAACTCGCGCGGACCGCGCCCGGCGCGGAGGCGATACGGCTGACCGGCGAGGTCAGAGGCGACCTCCCGCTGGGCCTGGTCCTCCTCCGTACGCCGGTCTCGCTCTTCCTCGCCGCCCCCGAACTCCCCGTCTGGCCTGGCCTCCCCAAGCTCTTCCTCGCCTTCGCCCTCGCCGAACTCACCCTGGGCCGCACCCGGACCCTGCTGATCGCCTACGGCACGAGCCTGGCTGGCACCCTCGGCGCCCGCGTGATGTTCGCGATGGGCCCAGAC
The sequence above is drawn from the Streptomyces sp. NBC_01465 genome and encodes:
- a CDS encoding TetR/AcrR family transcriptional regulator codes for the protein MPPPPTAPTPRTGRPRSTAADEAILEATRDALVELGWSKLTLGDVATRAGVAKTTLYRRWAGKNELVVDAVAVLFDELELPDRGSLLADVEGVVLQFAALLERPETKTALMAVVAESTGDEPLRQRIRTAIVDRQKRLVLVGRERAQARGELPYEEDSEAAARNADLIFDVIAGAVVHRTLVSCEPIDEAWAHSFTLLLVSGLGGVQG
- a CDS encoding DUF6230 family protein; translated protein: MSSQVRGGTRWKRFALVMVPAVAATGAIGVAMAQGALAASFSVSGQSFKVTTDQLKGTGFSQYGGVDTGYDLKGNKAAHAVAVSGFKSATITNMCQSVVTPDVPFIGTVTLVLKAGQNASKPVTAKDLYLDVEDLDADAVFTNIDIGVAAKDATKGPAMKPGEKANPFGFSQQAEKVTLSHVKQKAWATTAGTFKLSGLSMRLKTGDGNECY
- a CDS encoding sensor histidine kinase translates to MTGRRRAPRSLPLRTRLALTASAAVALVALGVCVAAFFVIRYELYHQLDLNLTQSATLATQQNRDAAPGVLAGECRYLSAPACSQIVPASAADDPTAAYLLPVAAATREVAAGDWAAYYTNITLYGHPTRMLTTPLGKDRALQVALRADPVERGVHQAAWLLSAIGAAGVLLAAALGYWVSRTGLAPVVRLTATAERITATRDPRHRIEPPAPDRHDEITRLTTTFNTMLDELERSVTAQRRLVADASHELRTPLTALRTNAELLARADRLTEAQRTRASTALTRQITEVTSLVNDLIELARNEEPTPLLEAVRLAPLVDHAVATARGHWPEITFTVRTDPEADPTFPGVPARLARLLANLLSNAAKFSPPHATVEVTLTEAELTIRDHGPGIAPQDLPHVFDRFYRAEAARALPGSGLGLAMARQIARAHGAGLTAERAAGGGALFRLTLPPYQEDCQNPGGSV
- a CDS encoding response regulator transcription factor; its protein translation is MTKILVVDDQPEVRAAVEDGLSVEGYEVLGVGDGLAALSSVASWQPDAVVLDVMMPVLDGLGVCRQLRAAGDRTPVLVLTALDSVSERVDGLEAGADDYLVKPFALDELIARVRALLRRAAPAQDGAPLAYADLTLDPATRTGHRGARALEFSRTESALLELLLRHPGQVLPRELILELVWGQDFGPDSNSLAVYVGYLRRKLEAGGEPRLVQTVHGIGYRLDLP
- a CDS encoding UDP-N-acetylglucosamine--N-acetylmuramyl-(pentapeptide) pyrophosphoryl-undecaprenol N-acetylglucosamine transferase; translation: MRTTTRFTTARTTAAPLSVVIGAGGTGGHIYPGLALADALRRADPRAVVSFVGTERGLETRLIPDAGYRLHTVDMIPFDPALGAKRYLLPAALLRSGVQCRTILREQRAQVAVGMGGYPSAPVILGARMAGLPSVIHESNAVPGRANQFAARLTPHLTVAFDRSRAHLAGGQNAETVGMPIAAPIASLDRAALRDEARRALGVPDRARLVLVNGGSLGAARLTAAAIGLASRWQWREDVHLLIKTGPAALDATRIRLADEGGDRVARAVPYLDRMELAYAAADLVICRAGSATVAELATTGVPAVLVPYPHAPGDHQTHNARVLCDAGAGVLLPDAETTADRLAELVGPLLDNPARLAAMSGAAHPSTHAQAADLLAATVIEHALEHAA
- a CDS encoding tetratricopeptide repeat protein encodes the protein MQPRNMSMSGVVDLAAVKAANEARQKAEQARAEAARQGGGAPAAVSPSSLVIDVDEAGFESDVLQRSAEVPVVIDFWAEWCEPCKQLGPLLERLAVEYNGRFLLAKVDVDANQMLMQQFGIQGIPAVFAVVAGQALPLFQGAAPEAQIRQTLDQLIQVGEERFGLTGIVVDGDAPEGSAEPAPIPVGPYDALLEAAVQALDANDFGGAVQAYKNVLSDDPGNEEAKLGLAQAQLLQRVQSADPQQVRKAAADNPADVAAQIAAADLDLVGGHVEDAFARLVDTVRITAGDERDAARVRLLELFEVIGADDQRVTAARSALARVLF
- a CDS encoding SDR family NAD(P)-dependent oxidoreductase, producing the protein MSTNPWKNRTVLVTGAEGFIGSTLVDLLVEQGANVRAFVHYKPYAEKGHLARHIGQVEMLAGDVRDAGRVSDAVAGCDTVFHLAALIGIPYSYDSPGAYVQTNVTGTENIAEACRRHSVRRLVHTSTSEVYGTALTAPISESHPLQPQSPYSASKIGADMMALSHFHAFELPVTVVRPFNTYGPRQSARAVIPTILAQLHAGARQIKLGSLSPTRDFTYVTDTARGFLALADCDRALGESVNLGTGQEISIGDLAQALIAASGRDAEVVVDPARLRPSGSEVQRLLSDNTRAREWAGWEPQVPLTEGLSCTSEWIAENLHLFAADRYQV
- a CDS encoding DUF6114 domain-containing protein, encoding MSAESSGDRDFTYWRLRFQAWRGGRPFWAGLFTLLSGAPIIYFPYFNLHLGHLTMAMSTTAGAGSLIIGILLITLGFTMWYHSIVRVFAGIATILLGLISIPLSNIGGFLIGFLLALFGGALSISWAPAKAQADPAGIPAQRPLGEAPLEEAPLGAAPVGEFDHAAVPEQQAVQEFPQQPPAVHDDTTFDANGGRHRAG
- a CDS encoding acyl-CoA mutase large subunit family protein is translated as MDADAIEEGRRRWQARYDRARKRDADFTTLSGDPVEPVYGPRPGDTYEGFERIGWPGEYPYTRGLHPTGYRGRTWTIRQFAGFGNAQQTNERYKMILANGGGGLSVAFDMPTLMGRDSDEDKALGEVGHCGVAIDSAADMEVLFADIPLGDVTTSMTISGPAVPVFCMYLVAAERQGVDPGVLNGTLQTDIFKEYIAQKEWLFQPEPHLRLIGDLMEHCAAEIPAYKPLSVSGYHIREAGSTAAQELAYTLADGFGYVELGLSRGLDVDTFAPGLSFFFDAHVDFFEEIAKFRAARRIWARWMRDEYGAQTDKAQWLRFHTQTAGVSLTAQQPYNNVVRTAVEALAAVLGGTNSLHTNALDETLALPSEQAAEIALRTQQVLMEETGVANVADPLGGSWYVEQLTDRIEADAEKIFDQIRERGRRAHPDGVHPIGPITSGILRGIEDGWFTGEIAESAFQYQRSVEKGDKRVVGVNCLEGSVTGDLEILRVSHEVEREQVRELTARKAARDEAKVRAGLDAMLAAARDGSNMIAPMLEAVRAEASLGEICGVLREEWGIYTEPPGF